The genomic DNA CGTAGGACTTACGAGAATTATTTGACATACCTCCAGCGGCGTAACCGCCGAAGATTACATCGACTGTTCTGTCGTCTTGTCTTTGTTGATTTTGGTCGTGTCCTTCGATGTAATGGACGAAATGGCCTCTTTTGATTTTGGATTCGATGAGATTGCTTAACTGATATCATTATTCTGTAGTGTGCCCCGTATCTTCGTGATAGTCACAATATCGAGAGCTTGGAGGACGACCTGGCTTCATAGGCCTCGGGGGTCGAAAATCAGGTTCTGTTTTCAGAATTGCCAAGATTGTTGCTTTGTCGACTGTAAGCTTGGTAAACTCTTTGTCTTTTCTGTCACGGGGCTGCCATTTTCTATCTGATACAGGTTATCGCTGATATTCTCGACCTCTCGGGCTTTGAAATTTCTCCTTTCCAGTAACCCTTCTTGGCGATGAACGTCGAGGAGATTTGGAGTCATACCTTCGAGACCTCGGGGTCCGGGGGCTATGAGTTCTTGTCCTGTCATACTTGTAGTTAGAGCGTCTGGGAGATCTTATGCTTCTCACCGCCTCTTGAAGCGTCATCCGATGTTCGACTATCTGGAAAACCGCATGAAGATGTTGGGGATGTTTTTCTATGAGCTCTTCTAGCAGAATGCCATGTCGGCCTCCATCAATCCCTGCTGCTAAATAGTTTACTGCCAAAGGTTCCTCTAGGTCTGTTATTTCAGATATAGCTTGACGAAAGTGACCTAAATAGCTTCTCAAGGATTCGCTAGGCCGTTGACGCATCATAATCAAAGATGCTGTGATCTTGCCCCCTTTGTAGTTGCTTGAAAACCTCGTCTGAAATTTAGTTTTCAATGTAGTCCAGGAGTCGATCGACCTAGATGGGAGATTGTTATACCAACGTAACGCTGTTCCCTGTAAACATGTAGAGAATAATTGGAAACGGGCGACTTCTGAGTGTCTGTAGAATGCCATTCGACCATCGAAAGTATTGAGGAAACCTGATGGGTCGGTCGATCCATCAAATTGGTCGAGCGCCGGGGTTTTCAAAGTCCTGTCTATCTTAGCTTTTTCGATACTTCAAGATAGGGGGCTTTCAACCGGGGCTTCAAATCTCGATTGCGTTTTATCTAAATCACGCAGTTGAGTCATATCATCCTGCATCTTAAGAAACTCCTCTTGCAATATCGAGTCTGTTGACATCGAGCCTTGCGGGGTACCCCCTGAAGAAACTGTTCTGGGGCGTCGAGGCCTGGAATATATAGAGTCGGTGGATACTTCCTCCTCATCATAGTAGTAATTTTCATCGTCCTCTGACAGCTCAACATACCCCAGCTCTTCGTCACCTCCTTCCTTAATTGACGCCTGCTTCAACTCCTGTTGTAAATGATGgatttctcttattttctctagCTTTGCTTCCAGTTTTTTAGTTTCGGCTTCTAACAACTTAAGTTCTTCATCTGAACCTTCTATGCCCTCTACTTCTTGCTCCCGTAAAAGTTTTTTCTGTCTCAATTTTTGCAAATGCAACCTAGCATCACTGGAGAGAACCTGCTTTCCTTTTTCTGTTAGAACACGAGAGCGGGTGTCCTTAGTGATTCTCCTTTTACGCTTAACAGGCGGTTTCTGCATCTGAGAGCCTTCCAGTGGGGGATTGTCCTCCACTGGAAACAGCCGCCTTGGCTTGAGGGTCGATGGCTCTTTTTCTTTTCCTGCTGGATTAATTTGCTCTGATTTCTGGACAGTTTGGATCTCTGTCGTGTTTCCGCATTTCTCTGgttcttcttcttcaattatcATGTTGGAGTATCAAATTTCAGAGCTCCTTCTAGCGTCAAATGATGACCCTATATTGGAGTCGTATTTAAGTGAGGAACAACGCACTTTTATTGATACTAATTTTCCAACCTTTCACAAGTAGGGCAAATATGCTCTATTTATAGGTATTCCCAATTGGGCCTTTTTCCCTTACAAATAGGCCCTTATTGGACTATTTATTTAGTTCTATCTAATATCTTTCCATCTTTTCCTATTACGAGGCCCAACACATGCCAATGTGTAGGATTGATTAAACTGAATAAGTGCACTTGTAGGAGTTGTTATTGTTGATTCATTTGTAGGATTGATTTGAGCCATGGATATTATCTTTGTAAAAGGAAAGTAGAATTTTCAGAAAGAGAGAAAAAGATGATAATTGAATAGGTTTGCGTGAGATCTTAAAAAAAAAGTAAATCGAGTTCGTTAAAACGTaggtggctctgataccataataAAACACATGGGATCAAGTTAATGTTTCTATTTCTGCGGCTATTATTTTACATCAACTGTTAGGTTATATATACTATCCGGTATTTAACTGATAAGGACTATACTAAACAAACAACTATTATCCTTAATTAGCTACAGGTGCGGAGAGATTTATTAGCTCCAAGCTTCTAACAGTTTCCATGGGCAATGCAAGTGGTAACTCCTACCAATAAAATTAACCACCATGCTTAATATGTTACTGATTCGAACGATGGAACTTTGTTATGATTTTCTCATGTCATGGACCCATGGACGAAATAAATCTCGATTGAAAGCTACATCAGTTCATTCGAGGACTCAGGTTGCATTGGCTCTACTTTGACAGAGAGGACTTCACTGTTGACATGTGCAGATATGGTGCTGCAGAGCTCCACTTTTTTGGCTTACTGAATCAGAAGAAGTTATTAAGGTCTGTCTTCTCCTTCAAACGTAGTTATGTTTCTTATTAGAGAGTAGAAACTTAGCTATACGATTAGTTCAGTATCTTAATCAACGCGTAAATGCATTCAAGCCTTCTCCTTATCAATGTTAAGATATGCAAATTCTTAAACATTACTTATTCGTTATTCATTTACTTAATTTCGAAAGTATTTATCAGAATTGTTAGAGAATTCTTGGTTCATACCATGCCAATGTGTATTCTTATCTTACACAGAACCGCTCATTAGTTCCTGCAGAATTTCGTATGTTGTCTAAAGTAAAGCAGTAGAGATGTTATATAAATGTTATATAAGATTGGAAATTGTGACGAACACTTCTTTACAAATGCGAATAAACAGAACTAGAGTAGAAGACTTGGagaatcttaaaaatatataaaagtaGCACCCTGTAATAAGTCTAAGTTGCTGATTTGTTATCAATGAAGATGTTCTTTAAGTTCTGCCACTTCAGAAAGCTGAACAATGGCTTCTCTGGAACAGTTATGTACTTCACCAGGAAGGCGATAGGCCAAGACAGAACAGCAATACCGATACATGTTCCCCATTGTCCCCAGTTCAATCTCTCCGTATCTGCAAACTTCTTTAAGAATTCCACCATCACAACTTGAAGAACTATTGTAATCCCAATAATTCCGAGAAACAGCTTGTTCTTATGTATCCCTTCAAACACATTTTTCTTTTCTAGCTTCCTCGCGTTGAACTCGTTGAAAATCTGGCAAAGGACAAAGGTATTGAATATCAATGTATCCTTTACCTTCTCGTTGACATTGAAGATCGCTTCTCCTCCAAATTGTAATGTCAAGAGAACTACAATCTGATACAATGCTTGAGCTATCAAGTTCCTCCACATGATATTTGATATAAGTGGCTCTGTACGCCCCACAGGCCGTTTGTCCATTAGTTCCTTGGTTGGCTGTTCTGTTGCAAGCGCGAGAGCGCCCAGTGTGTCCATGATGAGATTTACCCAAAGTAACTGAACTGCAGTTAACGGTACTTCTCCAGCTGATACAGCTGCCACAAAATTGATTACAAGAGCTGCCACATTCACCGTCAGCTGAAACTGAATAAATTTCTGGATGTTGTTGTAAACACATCTTCCCCATTTCAAGACAGTTGCAACAGATGCAAAATTGTCGTCTAATATAACTATGTCTGAGCTCTCTTTTGCAACTTCAGTGCCCTGGATCCCCATTGAAAGACCAATATCGGCTTCCTTTAGTGCAGGTGCATCATTTGTCCCATCACCAGTCACTGCAACAACATGTCCTTTCTGTTTGAGGCATTGTACCATTAGAAGCTTGTCGAAAGGCGAGGATCTTGCCATCACACAGATTTTGTCAACTTTCTCCAGTCGCTCCGCTGGGGTGTAATTACGAAATTCCACACCCTCAACCACAGCTCCATCCATGTCCTGGTCAATCCTTAAAATCCCACACTCTGTGGCTATCGCTTTTGCAGTGAATACATTATCTCCAGTGATCATCTTTACATTCACTCCAGCATATTGACAATCTTGGACAGCTTTTCTCACACCAGGTCGGCATGGATCCTTTATGCCAACTAGACCCAATAGTGTCAAGTTGTTGTCTTGTACTTTTGCCTTCCCATCATCATATTCCTGTTCAGATACCTGTTTATGTGCAAATGCAATGCACCTGAGACTACTTGCAGCCATACCTTGAACGAGTCGATTTAGTTTCTCCCTTTCAGTATCATCCAAAGCATTCATGTTTCCCAGTGAGTCATAATAATGAGAGCACATTGCTATTATCATCTCTGCAGCTCCTTTCCAGTGAACATGCATACTATTGTCTCCATTTTTCTTCATTAGAATACCACTTCTCTTTTTCTCTGAATTGAATGCTTCGACACTTAGAAGTTTAGAACTCCTTTTGAGTTCATCCATTTCCATATGTAAATCCAAGACAGCCCAAGAAAGAATTGCCTTTTCAGTAGGACTGCCTGAGAATTCCAACTCGGATCCTGAATCAGACTTGTAAACGCTGCCAGTCGTGTTTAAGCCAACTCCTTGGTGGAAGAGTTCGATAATACTAGAAGCTATAGAAGTAATATTTCTTTCTTCCACAGATTCATGTCCAAGACAAAACTTTGTCACCTTCATCTTATTCATCGTGAGAGTACCTGTTTTATCCGTACAAATAGTTGTGGCAGAGCCCATAGTCTCGCAAGCAGATAGCTTTCTCACCATGGCCTGATCTGCCATCATTCTTTTCATTGAGTAAGCAAGTGTAAGGGTGACTGCTAAGGGCAAACCTTCAGGAATTGCTACAACTACAATGGTTACTGCAGCTGCAATAATCCCTACAACGCCATTGATCACATCGTCAACCTTAGTCTTGCTTCCAGTGTACTCAACATTTCCATCCTCATCCTTAGTATTTCCTGTGAAAAACCTAACCAACAGGACTACAAGTACTAGAAATGCCACTGCGAGACCAATCTTACCTATTGACGACGTGAGTTTGTTGAGACGGACTTGGAGAGGGGTTTCTTCACTGGAATCTTGACTGATAGAGCTCATCATCTCGCCCCATGTTGTGTTCATACCAACAGAAGTGACCAGAAACTTGGCATATCCATCCGCGACTTTGGTACCAGAAACCAAAAATGGATTTTTCTCAGTGTCAATTTCCACATGATCACTTTCACCAGTCATACTTGATTCATCAATTTGTAGTGAATGACCCTCTAGGAACAATCCATCAGCAGGCACTTGATCACCAATCTTCAAGCAAACAACATCTCCAACAACAATCTCAAAAACTGAAATATGTTGGCGCTTTCTATCTCTCACAACCTCCACCTGAATATTGTTACTAACCTTGGACAGTttatcaaattgcctaccttgCCTGAAATTActaattgctgaaacagaaatcACAAGAAAGACCGCGACAAATATGCTTCCACCATCATACCATCCTTCTTTCGGTCCATCTTCCTTCATCCCGAAACCAAGAGAAAGGCCAGCACAAACAAGCAGAATGAGAATGGTTGGATCTTTCAATGCCTCCACTACAAAGCTAAAGAAGCCCTTTGTAGGCGGCCTACGATAAGTATTCATCCCAAAGGCTTCCTGGCGTCGCAAAACATCATTTTCATCTGCATGTATCCCATGCTCAACATCTGTTTTAAGAGCCGACACTAAACCTTCCACACCACCAAGTGTCACAAGGTTGTCCAGACTTTTATCCTTAACGAGACGCGTAAGGCTCGACTGTTCAACGTCTGGAaaagaattctgaacaacatcgATAATGCAGTTGTCAGGCACAATTTTCTTGTAGGAAGTCGATGATTTGTCGAAATGAGAGAATGCACGGGAAGAATAAATGGCTGCAAAAGCCAAGTGCCATCTTTTTCTACAGAGCCTACCGATGGAGTTCAACTCTGTTAGTGACTCCATGCACTGAAGACTCAAATCAAATATTGCAGACATGCTATCAACCTGTACAGAactttgttttttttttaaatttcaagaacacagcagaatCAGAGTATTGACAGAAgagtatataaaatattaaaagaaGAAAGAATTTTATGTTATGTTACATATAAATGAACCAACCATTTATATAGTGAGAAAGTTGTGATGGTTCATAGAAATGTCCTCTGGCGAGTAAACTTGTTAGGAAAGAAATTAATCATTTACGCGAAGAAAGAAACCAGTGTTATTACTTGGTGCTATTATATTAAGAAAACGAATTTTAAGTTTTTAATACGCGTTCTGTTGCAGCATCTGATTCATTATACAGAGATGCTAATAGTTGTTTATAGACCATAGTGTTTCTGGTATGCGCTTACCGACCTGCCACATATTATTATGCGGGCTTTTTGGGCCGATCCAACTGTTTCTCACCTGCAATTTCACTAGTAATATTTACACACACTTATTAGATATTATTATGCCAGCAAGTTTCCTTATTCACACACACTTATTAGATATGTATCATTAAATATACAAATTTAGAAAAAATGTATAGAGAAAATTTTAATCGTGCATATACTTTTTATATATTTACATTACATATGCTATAACTTTTTTTAatataatgtatatatatatgtgcattTTAGCATGTAAATTCCTGACTACAATTGTTAAAAAGTGTAATAATGCAAACATAGAAGTTGGTCAGATTCTGAATTTTGTGTATATGCCTTGGTCAGAAATACGAATATCATGCACTTTCTGATAAATTGATGGGAAAGTTTATTGTTGCTTCCCATTGTAATTTTTTAATGTTACATTCTAGTCAATGAAGTTAGATGTGATTTTTGAATTTTCTCGAGGAGTAATTCTAGGTAATTCATAtgttttttctaaaattttcacCTAGATGATGTTGTGtcaatatataaatattaacttTTTTCAATGATTATGCGTGTATAAATACGCGTCACGAATTAAAATTTGACGCATATTATGTCATATTAATTCGGAAAATATTTGAGAAATCTAATAATACTGTTTCTCAAATTTAAGAATTTAAAACTTAAAGGTTTTgttttctaatttttttcaaTGATTATGCATGTATAAATATGCGTCACAAATTAAAATTTGACGCATATTATGTCACATTAATTCGGAAAATATTTGAGAAATCTAATAATACTGTTTCTCAAATTTAAGAATTTAAAACTTAATGCtgattttgtttttcttttttgatttttttatcgTAGAGAATTCGCAGCCACTACCTTTCGGGTACGCACTATGTAAACCACACGGGTTCATGTAATAGTCTGCAAACCACGTGAATCaagataaaccgcatttaagcgataTGCTCTGattcaggaggcataatcataaattctcctcccaaATTCGAACATGTGATCAAGAAGATAATTATCCTAttttttaaccaactgagtcaacaCTTAGATAATGATATGGTTATGGAAATGAATCGCATTGAAGCCAAACAATTTACACAACATAAATTTCGTTCTTTATTATACTTAAATCTTCCCAAGAATTTGAACATAATTCGATAGGGGCATAACCTCTAATGACATGCTTTTATATATTTTTTCCAATATTATGTTATGAAATTGCCATAAATAAAGTTATTCAAAATAAAATACATAAACTAAAACACTACAAGATTTGCGCTTAAATTTGACGGAACAATTTCCGTTGAATTTAACAAGTTCCGTCATTTTAAAACTCTTTTATGTTGAATTTAATGTAAATATGACGGACAATCTTCCGTCAAATTAGAAGACTGTCACAATTAATTCCTTCATCAAATATAATAGTTAAATACAACAGAACATACCCGTCAAATATATGTTTTCATAAATATGACGCTCGTTCCGTTGAATTTATATCACCCAAATTTTTCACTCAAAATTTAGAAAAATTTGAATTCCCTCTTAATTATTAAATGTGACGAACTACTCCGTCAAATTTACATGCTGACCAATTATTTTTAGAGAATTTAATATTTGATTTTCCCGTACATCACATTAGTAGTTGAATCATTTAGAGGGGTGTATTCAATCAaaattttaaaggattttttTGGATTCTTGAAATCAAAATGTATTCAATTTGGATCAAAAAAAATCTTTTGAAATATGATGGTATTCAATAAATATTagaaaaaatcttttaaaatcctagttgttgatggatgaatttggtaacaacaaaatttgaggttcatcgtcggaatcaagatctatgatggtggttcttcgcctgaaaagtgagcggagtgtggtggttgtgatgaattgggggctgagattgcttagggttggtggtgACTCCTTAATGCTCTCGCTTCCGACCCTTTGCAATTTGCATATGTATCCCTATTTATAGagaatcaagccaacgtagttcttggggaagGCTTAGATCTCTTGTCCTGAGGCCCAGCAGGAAACCTAGTGGAACCTTTTTTTACTAGATTTAgaaatgtccgccgatgaggcccaaccacaaaggcccaaagCTTGTCaacggcttcgagacttcacggataaggcatctccctggccaaggataaccctccgctaccagctgtttctctagtccgtggatgcaggtatagtcgtggttcactccaaatattggacgcatccttgtcccccagGTAAGGAGCCCCCACCAGATTGCAAAataagtgatcccaagcttttgggtacaaagtgcaggatactcctaagtctcccaacgaggacacacGTTGACCACAGAGACAGatctcccaaagcacacacccgagtttaccccacatccctaatgaggacacccattgactacaggaggaggttTTCCATCCAGACATACCCCTGGaagtctctgaccacggacaccgccttcctgtggttgcattacaggaaggagttcttcaatagagtacctgcagcAAATAgattagtaataataatctcgtTCTTCCTTGAATCATCCAAAGAATTCGTCCAAGTAACCATGCTGAAATCCCATCCAAGctatctgttaggtcacacaacactgtagaagggggttgaatacagtgttttcacaatcaaatcgatttaatacaagtatgtaacaaagatcaagtatattgaataaactctgttacaataagaactgttgttctctctcagtaatgaataaatatcactaagagctgctaggttacaatgtataatcttctcgataatgataacacatatagtgtaaaccctaagtctgtgtttatatatcaatcagatatcttctacaagtcttccagtcttctaactctttccatgcataccttcttttgttttagtctcgatcttctactgtaaatcaacttccttccttatatgaaagtcttcccacacttaagttctgatatgaccttaagttctgatattaagttctgacttccagtaagtcctaatatgtcatgtttgttaaaatctgaaaactaaacatgaatcatattagacatgacatctcaaatatatctaacaatctcccccaacttgtaaattatgcaaaatatacaagttaatagatttgatgatgtcaaaaaaatttaagtacaaatgcaaataagagtttaactagataactaaatacaacttacagtccttgtagcttttaccaatctcactgagccaatctgaatccataatgattcttgacaaagcttgatatcaacttttcttctttaatcctcaggaatgagagagtgtagtcttgacttgcttcatctcttcattctgacttccaatctgatagattgcaatccttaaagcagagatatggtttctttctaaaccatcattcagtcttattaccctaggatgagaagaatcttcattatagcacatacatttctcattcagtaacacttcaaacttagcagaattcttcttcattggagtttcacttccatcatcttcaacaatattatgaatgaattctgtaactcttgaaccagaaattcttgctttatctctgatggtcttcaatatgaagtttgaccatcttctggtaatatcagactttacctctaaaaggtaatgaaagaattgaagttatttcaatgatttgttcagcacatctgattctgacatctgatatgtccttccatcttcaagaaatagaatcagattttccttgacattgtgcttgtcatgagcatccagtaccacttgaatagagataaccttatcaaggtgtttctgtgtaacatcttcaagaggtctgtcagtcaataaaaatggatctctagtagcaacttcaactcctgtcttaaTTTTTGCTttatcagaacctagtccagccctgtctcttggttctctagcatttaacccaatagtcatgaaagtagacaacaattggcttttctttgtatatgatggtttgacatttttccacaaaagtttctttttatcagctacttccatcttgtctaaatcaacttgagcactgtcagaggttgatatcTTGATAATTTTAccagaacttgctgtttctgttatagcttgttgttcttgactctaaacaacttgagccttgtcagagattgtctttgattcttcagaaatcttctttcttttcagagtttgaacatctttatcttcagcaagaatgtcatcagtaacttgaaccattttgcacactggctttatcaggatttgaggaattttcatctccagtggcttggttggttcatcaacttttccctttcctttgtctttgggatcaatctcagattgtgatctagtcttggctttagatgcctcagaaatt from Apium graveolens cultivar Ventura chromosome 5, ASM990537v1, whole genome shotgun sequence includes the following:
- the LOC141659271 gene encoding calcium-transporting ATPase 12, plasma membrane-type-like: MSAIFDLSLQCMESLTELNSIGRLCRKRWHLAFAAIYSSRAFSHFDKSSTSYKKIVPDNCIIDVVQNSFPDVEQSSLTRLVKDKSLDNLVTLGGVEGLVSALKTDVEHGIHADENDVLRRQEAFGMNTYRRPPTKGFFSFVVEALKDPTILILLVCAGLSLGFGMKEDGPKEGWYDGGSIFVAVFLVISVSAISNFRQGRQFDKLSKVSNNIQVEVVRDRKRQHISVFEIVVGDVVCLKIGDQVPADGLFLEGHSLQIDESSMTGESDHVEIDTEKNPFLVSGTKVADGYAKFLVTSVGMNTTWGEMMSSISQDSSEETPLQVRLNKLTSSIGKIGLAVAFLVLVVLLVRFFTGNTKDEDGNVEYTGSKTKVDDVINGVVGIIAAAVTIVVVAIPEGLPLAVTLTLAYSMKRMMADQAMVRKLSACETMGSATTICTDKTGTLTMNKMKVTKFCLGHESVEERNITSIASSIIELFHQGVGLNTTGSVYKSDSGSELEFSGSPTEKAILSWAVLDLHMEMDELKRSSKLLSVEAFNSEKKRSGILMKKNGDNSMHVHWKGAAEMIIAMCSHYYDSLGNMNALDDTEREKLNRLVQGMAASSLRCIAFAHKQVSEQEYDDGKAKVQDNNLTLLGLVGIKDPCRPGVRKAVQDCQYAGVNVKMITGDNVFTAKAIATECGILRIDQDMDGAVVEGVEFRNYTPAERLEKVDKICVMARSSPFDKLLMVQCLKQKGHVVAVTGDGTNDAPALKEADIGLSMGIQGTEVAKESSDIVILDDNFASVATVLKWGRCVYNNIQKFIQFQLTVNVAALVINFVAAVSAGEVPLTAVQLLWVNLIMDTLGALALATEQPTKELMDKRPVGRTEPLISNIMWRNLIAQALYQIVVLLTLQFGGEAIFNVNEKVKDTLIFNTFVLCQIFNEFNARKLEKKNVFEGIHKNKLFLGIIGITIVLQVVMVEFLKKFADTERLNWGQWGTCIGIAVLSWPIAFLVKYITVPEKPLFSFLKWQNLKNIFIDNKSAT